Proteins from one Verrucomicrobiia bacterium genomic window:
- a CDS encoding VOC family protein, translating into MTTQTHKVNLVTCLWFDKNAEEAAKFYAATFPNSRVTAVHKSPADYPNGKAGDVLTVEFTVLGQPFIGLNGGPGMPFSDAVSFQVFTETQEETDRYWNAIVKNGGQESACSWCKDKFGLSWQIVPRALMEGICDPNTASAKRVMEAMMEMTKIDIAKIETARRG; encoded by the coding sequence ATGACGACTCAAACTCATAAAGTGAATCTTGTGACGTGCCTCTGGTTCGACAAGAATGCCGAGGAGGCGGCGAAGTTCTATGCCGCGACTTTTCCGAACAGCCGCGTCACCGCGGTGCATAAGTCGCCGGCCGACTATCCCAATGGAAAGGCCGGCGATGTTTTGACCGTTGAGTTCACGGTGCTCGGCCAGCCTTTTATCGGGCTGAACGGCGGCCCCGGAATGCCCTTCTCGGATGCGGTTTCGTTTCAGGTGTTCACCGAAACGCAGGAAGAAACCGACCGCTATTGGAATGCGATCGTGAAAAACGGCGGACAAGAGAGCGCCTGCAGCTGGTGCAAGGATAAATTCGGCCTGAGCTGGCAGATCGTGCCGCGGGCGCTGATGGAGGGGATCTGCGATCCCAATACCGCCTCCGCGAAGCGCGTGATGGAGGCGATGATGGAGATGACCAAGATCGATATCGCCAAGATCGAGACCGCCCGGCGCGGATAA